From a single Labrenzia sp. PHM005 genomic region:
- a CDS encoding ABC transporter substrate-binding protein translates to MRKYLLCAVAAGAVIAGAGSAFADEAAAQKWIDQEFQPSVLSKDEQLAEMQWFIGAAEPFKGMEINVLSEGIPTHSYESEVLTKAFEEITGIKVNHQILGEGEVVQAVQTQMQTGRNLYDAYVNDSDLIGTHSRLQLAYNLTDWMAGNGKDVTNPGLDLADFMGTQFTTGPDGDLYQLPDQQFANLYWFRKDWFDREDLKKAFKDKYGYDLGVPVNWSAYEDIAEFFSKEVKEIDGVAIYGHMDYGKRAPDLGWRMTDAWLSMAGAGDKGEPNGIPVDEWGIRMEAGTCNPVGASVTRGGAANGPAAVYAIRKWDEWLRNYAPPGAASFDFYQSLPALSQGNVAQQIFWYTAFTADMVKPKSEGNNTVDDEGTPLWRMAPSPHGPYWEEGQKVGYQDVGSWTILKSTPEDRAKAAWLYAQFVVSKTVDVKKSHVGLTFIRDSSVNHESFTERAGRLGGLVEFYRSPDRVAWSPTGVNVPDYPKLAQIWWQQIGDVNSGAFTPQEAMDRLAQEMDIVMSRMQQADERANVYGGCGPRLNEEKDAEYWLSQPGAPKAKLANEKPQGETVNYDELVARWQK, encoded by the coding sequence ATGCGCAAGTATCTTCTCTGCGCAGTCGCAGCTGGTGCTGTGATTGCTGGAGCCGGATCTGCTTTTGCCGATGAGGCGGCAGCACAAAAGTGGATCGATCAAGAATTCCAGCCTTCAGTTCTGTCCAAAGATGAGCAGCTTGCTGAAATGCAGTGGTTCATCGGCGCGGCTGAGCCGTTCAAGGGCATGGAAATTAACGTTCTGTCCGAAGGTATTCCGACTCACTCGTATGAGTCCGAAGTCCTGACCAAAGCCTTTGAGGAAATCACCGGTATCAAGGTGAACCACCAGATCCTCGGTGAAGGCGAGGTTGTTCAGGCCGTTCAGACCCAAATGCAGACCGGCCGGAACCTCTACGACGCATACGTCAACGACTCCGACCTGATCGGGACACACTCCCGTCTGCAGCTTGCTTACAACCTGACTGACTGGATGGCCGGAAACGGCAAAGACGTCACCAATCCAGGTCTGGACCTGGCTGACTTCATGGGCACCCAGTTCACGACTGGCCCGGATGGCGACCTCTACCAGCTTCCTGATCAGCAGTTCGCGAACCTTTACTGGTTCCGTAAAGACTGGTTCGACCGTGAAGACCTGAAAAAGGCCTTTAAGGACAAGTACGGCTACGATCTTGGCGTTCCGGTCAACTGGTCCGCTTACGAAGATATCGCTGAGTTCTTCTCCAAAGAGGTGAAGGAAATCGACGGTGTCGCGATCTACGGTCACATGGACTACGGTAAACGTGCTCCGGACCTTGGTTGGCGTATGACCGATGCATGGCTCTCCATGGCCGGTGCTGGCGACAAGGGCGAGCCGAACGGTATCCCGGTTGACGAGTGGGGCATCCGCATGGAAGCCGGTACTTGTAACCCGGTTGGTGCATCTGTCACCCGCGGTGGCGCTGCAAACGGCCCGGCGGCTGTTTACGCGATCCGTAAGTGGGATGAGTGGCTGCGCAACTACGCGCCTCCAGGCGCTGCAAGCTTCGACTTCTACCAGTCTCTGCCGGCTCTGAGCCAGGGCAATGTTGCTCAGCAGATCTTCTGGTACACCGCGTTCACCGCGGACATGGTGAAGCCGAAGTCTGAAGGCAACAACACCGTGGACGACGAGGGTACCCCGCTGTGGCGTATGGCTCCGAGCCCGCATGGTCCTTACTGGGAAGAAGGTCAGAAGGTTGGTTACCAGGACGTGGGTTCCTGGACGATCCTGAAGTCCACTCCAGAAGACCGCGCGAAAGCTGCTTGGCTCTATGCTCAGTTCGTGGTTTCCAAGACTGTTGACGTGAAGAAAAGCCATGTTGGCCTGACCTTCATCCGTGACAGCTCTGTGAACCATGAGTCCTTTACCGAACGCGCTGGCCGCCTTGGTGGTCTGGTTGAGTTCTACCGCTCCCCGGACCGTGTTGCCTGGTCTCCGACTGGCGTCAACGTTCCGGATTACCCGAAGCTGGCCCAGATCTGGTGGCAGCAGATTGGTGACGTGAACTCCGGTGCATTCACCCCGCAAGAGGCGATGGACCGCCTTGCGCAGGAAATGGATATCGTTATGTCCCGCATGCAGCAGGCTGACGAGCGCGCCAATGTTTACGGTGGTTGCGGACCGCGTCTGAACGAAGAAAAAGACGCTGAGTATTGGCTGTCCCAGCCGGGTGCTCCGAAGGCAAAACTCGCCAACGAGAAGCCTCAGGGCGAGACCGTCAACTACGACGAACTGGTTGCTCGCTGGCAGAAGTGA
- a CDS encoding M56 family metallopeptidase, with translation MTLPNQIFDIYIDLNITFAITAVVWLVVKYVLERMGVKLAYSVQLGLLNGLFVITAISPGAVALYRHLLDAGIVPGTMSVNLADAAVSQYLRGGIAISAQDFQELLGLRARLSEEILALNSALGTGVAIFFVAGVAFFGLKLCKAFIRLNQMLASCHLWREHGRLRLLLSDTAVVPFSARGLTKNYVVLPTELLTQSEDLKLVLKHEFEHLRQGDVTWEIGLEVLRPLFFWNPFFYIWKSEVERLRELACDQKVAESAQVDLRSYCMCLLRAAKSGLKKREAILNRNRSGVAAVALIEVQDRLLRRSPAQKLRSRVEALMEPNRVQPHAGFTALVVVPMAAIVFVTALAIQKPADWSQDRLMLSAIINLERLETINSFGKRPQ, from the coding sequence ATGACGCTACCTAACCAGATTTTCGATATTTACATCGACCTGAACATTACCTTCGCCATCACGGCGGTGGTTTGGCTGGTTGTAAAATACGTTCTGGAACGTATGGGAGTGAAACTGGCCTATTCCGTTCAGCTCGGTTTGCTGAATGGCCTGTTTGTCATCACCGCCATTTCGCCTGGGGCTGTTGCGCTCTACCGGCATCTTCTGGATGCGGGCATTGTTCCTGGAACCATGTCTGTCAATCTCGCTGATGCGGCTGTCTCGCAGTATCTGCGGGGAGGGATCGCGATATCGGCGCAGGATTTTCAGGAACTTTTGGGACTGAGGGCACGTCTTTCTGAGGAAATATTGGCGCTCAACTCGGCTCTCGGGACCGGCGTCGCCATTTTCTTTGTGGCTGGTGTTGCGTTCTTTGGCCTGAAACTCTGCAAGGCTTTCATCCGGTTGAACCAGATGCTGGCCTCTTGTCATCTCTGGCGGGAGCACGGACGTCTGCGGTTGTTGTTGTCCGATACTGCGGTTGTGCCATTTTCTGCACGTGGCCTGACCAAAAACTATGTGGTTTTGCCGACCGAACTCCTGACACAGAGCGAGGATCTAAAACTTGTTCTGAAGCACGAGTTCGAACATCTGCGCCAGGGGGATGTCACCTGGGAAATCGGTCTTGAAGTGCTGCGTCCGCTGTTCTTCTGGAATCCGTTCTTCTACATCTGGAAGTCCGAAGTCGAACGGTTGCGCGAGTTGGCCTGCGATCAGAAGGTTGCGGAAAGCGCTCAAGTTGACCTGCGATCTTATTGCATGTGTCTCCTGCGGGCTGCCAAGTCCGGCTTGAAGAAGCGTGAAGCCATCTTGAACCGGAACCGGTCTGGCGTTGCTGCTGTTGCCTTGATCGAGGTTCAGGACCGTCTCCTGCGCCGGTCTCCGGCACAAAAGCTTCGCAGCCGCGTGGAAGCCTTGATGGAACCAAACCGTGTGCAGCCACATGCGGGATTTACAGCCCTTGTGGTTGTTCCGATGGCGGCCATCGTCTTTGTGACGGCTTTGGCAATCCAGAAGCCTGCAGATTGGAGCCAGGACCGGTTGATGTTATCAGCGATCATCAATCTGGAGCGGTTGGAAACCATCAATTCCTTCGGCAAACGACCGCAATAA
- a CDS encoding LysE family translocator, with translation MTIELYSAYVVATLIVLAVPGPTVMLVVSYALTQGRKSAFASVMGVGLGDATAAIASLMGLGAILATSATAFSVLKWVGAAYLVWLGIKMWRSRPAALGPHSVADIPAGKIFWHAYVVTALNPKGIVFFMAFLPHFIAQQAPVVPQLALLGTTFVILGIVNAAIYALAAAAIGQRLRNPSLIQLINRIGGGFLISAAAMTATLQRSSG, from the coding sequence ATGACGATTGAACTTTATTCCGCCTATGTTGTCGCCACTCTGATCGTGCTCGCTGTGCCGGGCCCGACCGTTATGCTGGTTGTCAGCTACGCGCTCACGCAAGGCCGCAAGTCAGCTTTCGCAAGTGTCATGGGTGTTGGCCTTGGCGATGCGACGGCTGCGATTGCCTCTCTGATGGGACTTGGAGCTATTTTGGCGACCTCGGCAACGGCCTTTTCCGTGCTAAAATGGGTTGGCGCGGCATATCTTGTCTGGCTTGGCATAAAAATGTGGCGCAGCAGGCCTGCAGCCCTTGGCCCGCACAGTGTCGCCGATATTCCGGCGGGAAAAATTTTCTGGCACGCCTATGTGGTCACCGCACTCAATCCCAAAGGCATTGTGTTTTTTATGGCTTTCCTGCCCCACTTCATCGCACAGCAAGCCCCGGTCGTGCCGCAACTTGCGCTGCTCGGCACAACTTTCGTGATATTGGGGATCGTCAATGCGGCTATCTATGCGTTGGCTGCTGCTGCAATCGGTCAAAGACTGCGCAATCCGTCTTTGATCCAGCTGATCAATAGGATCGGTGGTGGTTTCTTGATTTCTGCGGCAGCAATGACTGCCACCTTGCAAAGATCTTCAGGTTAA
- a CDS encoding BlaI/MecI/CopY family transcriptional regulator, whose amino-acid sequence MRKRKSHELLTEVELEFMTELWKIGEGSVRDILACLPAERKLAYTSCATIMRILDDKGFVDSRKEGKTLIYAPRLSKDTYQSRSLRNLSDKLFDGTPASLVARLVDDYDLSENDLEEIRALLDRRRTDDAT is encoded by the coding sequence ATGAGAAAGCGTAAAAGCCACGAGTTACTCACCGAAGTCGAACTGGAGTTCATGACTGAACTCTGGAAAATCGGCGAAGGCTCCGTGCGGGATATTCTCGCATGTTTGCCGGCGGAGAGAAAACTTGCCTATACGTCTTGTGCAACCATCATGCGGATCCTGGATGACAAGGGCTTCGTGGACAGCCGGAAAGAAGGGAAGACCTTGATCTATGCCCCGCGGCTTTCCAAAGACACCTATCAGTCCCGTTCCCTGCGAAACTTGTCTGACAAGCTTTTCGACGGGACGCCTGCCTCATTGGTGGCGCGTCTTGTCGATGACTATGATCTCTCGGAGAACGATCTGGAGGAAATAAGAGCGTTACTGGACAGGAGGAGGACAGATGACGCTACCTAA
- a CDS encoding ABC transporter ATP-binding protein yields MAQITLSNLRHSYHPNPQSDADYALKKIDLTWEDGGAYALLGPSGCGKSTLLNIISGLLVPSEGKILFGDQDVTSLPPAKRNIAQVFQFPVIYDTMTVYDNLAFPLRNRGRDEDIVKQRVTAIAEMLEVTDMLNVRAANLSPDNKQKISMGRGLVRQDVNVVMFDEPLTVIDPHLKWKLRSKLKELHQRVKATMIYVTHDQTEALTFADKVVVMQDGEIVQMGTPVDLFERPAHTFVGHFIGSPGMNVLPCDVKGGAAFFGGEKVDLEGPAKDVADGTAEVGIRPEFVSIASNGHGVDAVVRKVADVGRHKVVEAIAHDSRIHAILDGEAPSAGETVKLEFKQSQTRLYKDGWLASAPMEGV; encoded by the coding sequence ATGGCACAAATCACGCTTTCAAATCTGCGTCACAGCTATCATCCAAATCCGCAAAGTGATGCCGATTATGCACTCAAAAAGATCGACCTGACGTGGGAAGACGGCGGTGCGTATGCTCTGCTCGGTCCGTCCGGCTGCGGCAAGTCCACGCTTTTGAACATCATCTCTGGCCTGCTAGTTCCCTCTGAGGGCAAGATCCTCTTTGGGGATCAGGATGTGACCTCTTTGCCGCCGGCAAAGCGCAACATCGCCCAGGTGTTCCAGTTCCCGGTCATCTACGACACGATGACAGTGTACGACAATCTGGCATTTCCGCTGCGCAACCGCGGCCGTGATGAGGACATCGTCAAGCAGCGCGTCACCGCGATCGCTGAAATGCTCGAAGTCACGGACATGCTGAACGTCCGGGCGGCGAACCTGTCGCCGGACAATAAGCAGAAAATCTCCATGGGCCGCGGCCTCGTCCGTCAGGACGTCAACGTCGTCATGTTCGATGAGCCGCTGACCGTGATCGATCCGCATCTGAAATGGAAGCTGCGCTCCAAGCTGAAGGAACTCCATCAGCGGGTGAAGGCGACCATGATCTACGTGACGCACGATCAAACCGAAGCTCTGACGTTTGCGGACAAGGTTGTGGTGATGCAGGATGGTGAAATCGTTCAGATGGGCACGCCCGTCGATCTGTTCGAACGTCCGGCCCACACCTTTGTTGGTCACTTTATCGGTTCGCCGGGCATGAACGTTCTGCCGTGCGACGTGAAGGGCGGGGCAGCCTTCTTTGGCGGCGAAAAGGTGGATCTTGAAGGTCCGGCCAAAGACGTCGCTGATGGAACTGCCGAAGTTGGCATTCGTCCTGAGTTTGTCTCTATCGCATCAAACGGCCATGGCGTCGACGCTGTTGTCCGCAAGGTTGCTGATGTCGGCAGGCACAAGGTCGTTGAAGCCATCGCGCATGACAGCCGCATTCACGCGATCCTGGATGGGGAAGCGCCGAGTGCCGGTGAAACCGTCAAGCTCGAATTCAAACAATCCCAGACCCGTCTTTACAAGGACGGCTGGCTGGCCAGCGCTCCGATGGAGGGTGTCTGA
- a CDS encoding 3'-5' exonuclease gives MMLTTFSLRLRIFLLFLGLTAVTWGAVSLSLYVGFLRTEVTGVGSGFLFAGILANFGTLAVFALFWLLFDENVAKPIERIAAAMRTRAHAGVEVSVDHHEARYLGDLAPAVSAVTGELSKVSDGAEDIVAEETARLNAERAHLALLLTEIPVAIVLVSPTHQIMLYDGQAADVLGQVHVPRLSASIFDYFSEDELRKACEQLTDKRREVEADVHGTRGNLTFKLRLKKLSQASGYMILIDNTSARIAPDAARPLIYDFDLEVQDSERAFENRPLQEMSFTVFDTETTGLMPNKDEIVQIGAVRVVNGRIVPGEEVDQLVNPGRPIPLASSKVHGITDEMVTDAPEALDAVEDFHGFARDSVIVAHNAPFDMAFLHRYGKVLGLDWDHPILDTVLLSAVVFGANEEHTLDAVCLRLGIKIRPEVRHTALGDAEATAEALCKLLPILASRGYKTFGEVIQETRKHGRLLKDMN, from the coding sequence ATGATGCTGACCACCTTCAGCTTGCGGCTGCGGATCTTTCTCCTGTTTTTGGGACTGACAGCTGTTACCTGGGGTGCCGTCAGCCTTTCTCTTTATGTTGGTTTTCTGCGTACCGAGGTAACGGGCGTTGGATCTGGTTTCCTGTTTGCGGGTATTTTGGCGAACTTCGGGACGCTTGCGGTATTCGCGCTCTTCTGGCTGCTGTTTGACGAAAACGTCGCAAAGCCGATCGAACGCATTGCAGCAGCCATGCGCACAAGAGCGCATGCCGGCGTTGAGGTTTCCGTCGACCATCATGAAGCACGTTATCTTGGGGACTTGGCGCCAGCTGTGTCCGCTGTAACAGGGGAATTGTCCAAGGTCTCGGACGGGGCTGAGGACATTGTCGCCGAAGAAACGGCGCGGCTGAACGCAGAACGCGCCCATCTGGCCTTGCTTTTGACCGAGATTCCGGTCGCAATCGTCCTGGTCAGCCCGACCCATCAAATCATGCTGTATGACGGGCAGGCCGCGGATGTGCTCGGACAGGTGCACGTCCCGCGACTGAGCGCTTCGATCTTTGACTATTTTTCCGAAGATGAATTGCGGAAGGCGTGTGAGCAGCTGACAGACAAGCGGCGGGAAGTTGAGGCGGATGTCCATGGTACTCGCGGGAACCTGACATTTAAGCTGCGCTTGAAGAAGCTCAGTCAGGCGTCCGGCTATATGATCCTGATCGACAATACGAGCGCGCGCATTGCTCCCGATGCCGCTCGGCCGCTGATCTATGATTTTGACCTTGAGGTGCAGGATTCAGAGCGGGCCTTTGAAAACCGGCCCCTGCAGGAAATGTCCTTCACGGTGTTTGATACGGAAACAACGGGACTTATGCCGAACAAGGACGAGATCGTGCAAATCGGTGCCGTCCGCGTCGTTAATGGCCGGATTGTCCCGGGTGAAGAAGTGGATCAGCTGGTCAATCCCGGCCGTCCCATTCCGCTGGCATCCAGCAAAGTGCACGGCATCACCGATGAGATGGTCACCGATGCGCCGGAAGCCCTGGATGCTGTCGAGGACTTTCACGGTTTTGCCCGGGATTCGGTGATTGTTGCCCATAACGCGCCATTCGACATGGCCTTCCTGCACCGCTATGGCAAAGTTCTTGGGCTGGATTGGGATCATCCGATCCTTGATACTGTGTTGCTCTCTGCTGTGGTGTTTGGCGCGAATGAAGAGCACACGCTGGATGCGGTGTGTTTGAGGCTTGGCATTAAAATCCGTCCCGAAGTCCGGCATACGGCGCTGGGAGATGCGGAAGCGACCGCCGAAGCCTTATGCAAGCTTTTGCCGATCCTTGCATCCCGCGGCTACAAAACCTTCGGTGAGGTCATTCAGGAGACCCGCAAGCACGGGCGGCTGCTGAAAGACATGAACTGA
- a CDS encoding DUF2160 domain-containing protein has protein sequence MLGWMAWTWPTALVFVGIFSAIGFLTVLELKFPGGDERQGVLGLTTTRGDRLFITLLGTAYIFLAWLGLIGMPLWGPLAISIGWGVFCFWKV, from the coding sequence ATGCTGGGATGGATGGCCTGGACTTGGCCGACGGCTCTGGTGTTTGTCGGCATATTCTCCGCGATTGGGTTTCTAACGGTCCTAGAGTTGAAATTTCCTGGCGGCGATGAACGCCAGGGCGTTTTGGGACTGACCACGACCCGCGGTGACCGCCTGTTCATCACGCTTCTGGGCACAGCCTATATCTTCCTGGCTTGGCTGGGATTGATCGGGATGCCCTTGTGGGGACCGCTGGCAATCAGCATTGGCTGGGGCGTCTTTTGCTTCTGGAAAGTATAG
- a CDS encoding DUF2336 domain-containing protein yields the protein MTELAKLADLAKDSSIAGRKNLIGTLTDMYLAAGDARGEQISFLFGDIALKLLGQLEEETRAALAERVCADDMAPHQLMLQLAKDSVSVAEPVLQNSPVLQPEDLVAIASTASMDHLGAIAGRESVEQAVTAVLVDRGDQTVLSKVAENKGADFTEASFFVILEKAGDVEQIQAALMVRPDLPEEAGRMLLPKLSDDLKKRVSSLGADNKLAKLINERVEKARAKQLERLKIQTSALVKEIDSGKMLVDDVVRRIARSGKPSELGMLLAGVSKLPFDAVSQLLFSQNDKPLVIVCKAVGVTTESYKDVLMMRAQRLRIDGMELNEAIQRFGLMSVDGASRSLEVLRQSCQPAAPEKPAEQPVALQETDKQKPSARAPKKNVPFAAQR from the coding sequence ATGACCGAACTGGCAAAGCTTGCTGATCTTGCGAAAGATTCAAGTATCGCAGGCCGTAAAAACCTCATTGGGACACTTACGGATATGTATCTGGCTGCTGGTGATGCCCGCGGCGAGCAGATATCATTTTTGTTTGGCGATATAGCTCTGAAATTACTTGGCCAATTAGAGGAAGAAACCCGGGCGGCATTGGCCGAAAGGGTCTGTGCCGATGATATGGCGCCGCACCAATTAATGCTTCAATTGGCTAAGGATTCGGTGTCGGTTGCCGAGCCCGTCCTGCAAAATTCTCCAGTCTTGCAGCCTGAGGATCTGGTTGCGATAGCATCAACAGCGTCGATGGATCATCTTGGAGCGATTGCCGGCCGGGAATCGGTCGAGCAGGCGGTGACGGCGGTCCTCGTAGACCGGGGAGATCAAACTGTTCTGTCGAAGGTCGCCGAAAACAAGGGAGCCGACTTTACCGAAGCATCGTTCTTTGTGATTCTGGAAAAGGCGGGAGATGTTGAACAGATCCAGGCCGCCTTGATGGTCCGCCCTGACCTCCCCGAGGAGGCGGGCCGTATGCTCTTGCCCAAGTTGTCGGATGATCTGAAAAAACGGGTGAGTTCCCTTGGAGCCGACAACAAACTGGCCAAGCTGATAAACGAACGGGTGGAAAAGGCCCGGGCAAAACAACTGGAACGGCTTAAAATCCAAACGAGCGCGCTGGTGAAGGAAATCGACAGCGGCAAAATGTTGGTCGACGACGTGGTCCGGCGAATTGCGCGATCTGGCAAGCCCTCAGAATTGGGGATGCTGCTGGCCGGCGTAAGCAAACTGCCTTTTGATGCTGTGTCGCAACTGCTGTTTAGCCAGAACGACAAACCGTTGGTTATCGTCTGCAAAGCTGTTGGGGTTACCACAGAATCATACAAGGACGTTCTGATGATGCGGGCGCAGCGGTTACGGATCGACGGAATGGAGCTGAATGAAGCCATCCAACGCTTCGGCTTGATGAGTGTTGACGGCGCGAGCAGATCATTGGAGGTCTTGCGGCAGTCCTGCCAGCCGGCAGCCCCTGAAAAACCTGCAGAGCAGCCAGTTGCGCTTCAAGAGACCGATAAGCAAAAACCATCAGCCCGTGCACCTAAGAAAAACGTACCTTTCGCTGCACAGCGCTAA
- a CDS encoding carbohydrate ABC transporter permease: protein MMKTQNQRAWLFVLPVLILVAFNALIPMMTVVNYSVQETFGDNLFFWEGLRWFQEVLQSERFHNALGRQFFFTFMILIIEIPLGIAIALSMPKKGFWVPVCLVTMALPMLIPWNVVGAMWNIFTLPDIGLLGYFMNHTLGIPYDMTQDPVAAWVTIIVMDVWHWTSLVVLLSYAGLVSIPNAYYQAAEIDGASNWAVFRFIQLPKMKTVLTIAILLRFMDSFNIYTEPFVLTGGGPGNSTTLLSIDLVKIALGQFDLGPAAAMSLIYFAITLLASWLFYTLMTKDDNKA, encoded by the coding sequence CTGATGAAAACGCAAAATCAACGCGCTTGGTTATTTGTTCTCCCGGTGCTCATTCTGGTCGCGTTCAACGCGCTCATCCCAATGATGACTGTGGTGAACTACTCCGTCCAGGAAACCTTCGGCGACAACCTTTTCTTCTGGGAAGGGCTGCGCTGGTTCCAGGAAGTCCTGCAGTCGGAGCGGTTTCATAACGCTCTAGGGCGCCAGTTCTTCTTCACTTTCATGATCCTGATCATCGAAATTCCACTTGGCATTGCCATCGCGCTTTCCATGCCGAAAAAGGGATTTTGGGTGCCGGTCTGCCTGGTTACCATGGCTTTGCCGATGCTGATCCCGTGGAACGTGGTTGGTGCCATGTGGAACATCTTTACCCTGCCAGACATCGGTCTGCTCGGGTACTTTATGAACCACACTCTGGGCATACCTTATGACATGACCCAGGATCCGGTTGCTGCCTGGGTAACGATCATCGTCATGGACGTCTGGCACTGGACATCGCTGGTGGTGCTGCTCTCCTACGCTGGTCTGGTGTCGATCCCGAACGCCTACTACCAGGCTGCTGAAATTGATGGCGCGTCCAATTGGGCTGTGTTCCGCTTCATTCAGCTGCCGAAGATGAAAACAGTTCTGACGATCGCGATCCTGCTCCGCTTTATGGACAGCTTCAACATCTACACCGAGCCGTTCGTCCTCACCGGTGGTGGTCCGGGCAACTCGACCACGCTGCTGTCCATCGATCTGGTGAAAATCGCCCTCGGTCAGTTCGACCTTGGCCCGGCGGCCGCCATGTCTCTCATCTACTTTGCCATCACGTTGCTCGCCTCTTGGCTGTTCTACACGCTGATGACAAAAGACGATAACAAGGCTTGA
- a CDS encoding carbohydrate ABC transporter permease, which produces MRLRSLVPIIYILFLMLPIYWLVAMSFKTTNEILAGFSLFPQTWTFDSYIAIFTDPTWYWGYINSIIYVTLNTLISVSVALPAAYAFSRYSFVGDKHLFFWLLTNRMAPAAVFALPFFQLYSAVGLFDTHLAVALAHCLFNVPLAVWILEGFMSGVPKELDETAYVDGYSFPRFFMTIFLPAIKSGVGVAAFFCFMFSWVEMLLSKTLTAVEAKPIAAVMTRTASSAGYELGLLAAAGTLTIIPGAIVIYFVRNYIAKGFALGRV; this is translated from the coding sequence ATGAGACTGAGAAGCCTAGTTCCCATCATTTACATCCTCTTCCTGATGCTGCCGATCTATTGGCTCGTCGCGATGAGTTTCAAAACCACCAATGAAATCCTGGCCGGGTTCTCCCTGTTCCCGCAAACCTGGACTTTCGACAGCTACATCGCGATCTTCACCGATCCGACGTGGTACTGGGGTTACATCAATTCGATCATCTACGTGACTTTGAACACGTTGATTTCCGTCTCTGTAGCCCTGCCGGCAGCCTATGCTTTCTCCCGCTATTCCTTCGTGGGTGACAAGCATCTGTTCTTCTGGCTTTTGACCAACCGAATGGCCCCGGCCGCCGTCTTTGCGCTGCCGTTCTTCCAGCTCTATTCCGCTGTTGGCCTCTTTGACACGCATTTGGCTGTTGCCCTGGCGCACTGTCTGTTCAACGTGCCGCTGGCGGTCTGGATTTTGGAAGGGTTCATGAGCGGCGTGCCGAAGGAACTGGATGAAACGGCCTATGTGGATGGATATTCGTTCCCGCGGTTCTTCATGACCATCTTCCTTCCGGCGATCAAATCCGGTGTCGGTGTGGCTGCCTTCTTCTGCTTCATGTTCTCTTGGGTGGAAATGCTGCTGTCCAAAACGCTGACAGCCGTTGAAGCAAAGCCGATTGCAGCGGTCATGACACGGACAGCATCGTCTGCGGGTTATGAGCTCGGGCTCTTGGCTGCAGCGGGAACACTGACGATTATTCCTGGGGCAATCGTGATCTACTTTGTCCGTAACTACATTGCCAAGGGCTTTGCCCTGGGGAGGGTGTAA
- a CDS encoding ABC transporter ATP-binding protein, translated as MSLQLKNVSKRVGSITHVKETSLSLEPGHFNVLLGETGSGKTSLIKLMAGLDSLASGQIILNGKDVSGLSAQKRNISLVHQFFVNYPHMTVFDNIASPLKIAGVAKSEIEGRVEEAAGLMKLGPYLKRNPHELSGGQQQRCALARAIVKESDAVFLDEPLANLDYKLREELRDQLPELFAGRGAVVVYATSEPEEALLLGGRTALMTDGNVVQFGPTAEIYRQPKDLDAAKVFSNPPINTAEVSKQGDTVILNDQTRWTLSGAAAGLSDGIYTLAIRPHHVMPVESKDHTVRLEGHVQVTELSGSESSAHFDMDGQSWVSLSPGVHPYFVGEVHTFYLDPNHCFFFAPSGELVA; from the coding sequence ATGTCTCTACAACTTAAAAACGTCAGCAAGCGCGTGGGTTCCATCACTCATGTGAAGGAAACCAGCTTGTCTCTCGAACCAGGGCATTTCAATGTTCTGCTCGGGGAAACCGGATCCGGCAAGACATCGCTCATCAAACTGATGGCCGGTCTCGACAGCCTCGCTTCCGGACAGATTATCCTCAACGGCAAGGACGTGTCGGGTTTGAGCGCTCAAAAACGCAACATCAGCCTGGTGCATCAGTTCTTCGTCAACTACCCGCATATGACGGTGTTCGACAACATCGCTTCGCCGCTGAAAATTGCAGGCGTTGCCAAGTCGGAAATCGAAGGCCGGGTAGAAGAAGCGGCAGGTCTCATGAAACTGGGACCTTACCTGAAACGAAACCCGCACGAACTGTCCGGTGGTCAGCAGCAGCGGTGTGCACTGGCGCGGGCAATCGTCAAGGAAAGCGACGCGGTGTTCCTCGATGAGCCGCTTGCCAACCTTGATTATAAGCTGCGCGAAGAATTGCGCGATCAGCTTCCAGAATTGTTTGCCGGCCGCGGCGCCGTCGTTGTCTACGCAACGTCTGAACCGGAAGAAGCTCTGCTTTTGGGCGGCCGTACGGCACTCATGACAGACGGCAATGTGGTTCAGTTTGGCCCGACGGCTGAGATCTACCGTCAGCCGAAGGATCTGGATGCGGCCAAGGTGTTCTCAAACCCGCCGATCAACACTGCTGAAGTCAGCAAGCAGGGCGACACGGTGATCCTGAACGACCAAACCCGCTGGACGCTCTCTGGAGCCGCTGCAGGTTTATCGGACGGCATCTATACGCTCGCGATCCGTCCGCACCACGTCATGCCGGTGGAATCCAAGGACCATACAGTCCGGCTCGAAGGACATGTGCAAGTGACTGAACTCAGCGGTTCGGAAAGCAGTGCGCACTTCGACATGGACGGTCAGTCCTGGGTGTCGCTGTCGCCAGGTGTGCATCCATACTTCGTTGGTGAGGTCCACACGTTCTATCTGGACCCAAACCATTGTTTCTTCTTTGCCCCGAGTGGCGAGCTGGTGGCGTAA